The Oreochromis aureus strain Israel breed Guangdong linkage group 15, ZZ_aureus, whole genome shotgun sequence genome contains the following window.
ATAATTAGTTTTGACAACTTTGTAtttagactttttaaacttaattGGTAAGAAGTGTTGGACACCAGGATGACTCTGCTTATCTTTAAGATTTGTTTTAGTTGTCATTATGAAATACAAGGTTGTCTAACAAAATTACTGATTCAAGTCCATTTAATCCTTCCTGCAAACTAAATGATAAAGGcctaaatgaatgaataaacaagtaaagaaaatataaagacaGTTCAGGCTTTGAGTACATCAAAGCCTGCGATGTTCTTGGTGATCGTTAATCTCCCGATTTTGCACATTGCTCAACCTTCATCAGTTTATGTTGTTTCCAGTCAGGATGCTTTCTTATTACTAAATGTTTAAGGAGTACAGTTTCTCTTGTGTCATGTGACTGCTAATAATTGCAAACAATTCCTGTATTGGATTTCtttaatctggaatgtaaacaTGATCATCCATTTGTGTCCTTTGTAGCTCACAGAGAAGACCCGTGCAGCCCTGGAGAAGCAGGTGTCTCAAAAAATTGCTGCTGCCATGCCTGTAAGAGCCGCAGACAAACAAGCTCCTGCACAGTACATCAGGTATGTATTAGTCAGAAGATTATCAACACTGCACACAGTCAGGGAGGAGGGTGGGAAAGTTGACTTCCAGTTATTGTAGTGCTCTGTAGTACATGAGCCTGAGGCCTTCTTAAACTTCTTTCAGTTCTACTCACGCTACTCTTAAATTCTTTTTATGTGGGTACAACAGCATATTCGTATAGCTTATTAACAGTAAGCTAATGATTTACACTAGCTAACATACGTACTGGAGTCGAGGAATCAACTCAGAtcatccacaaaaaaaaaaaagacctcttTGTCCGCATCACTTTTCCTTGACTAAAATAGAAATCATGTGCGTGGGGGATCCAACCACACTTACATTAGACTCCTTAGCATTTTCACACTGGATGTCTGCCATGTGGAAACTGCAGTATCTAGAAATGTTCATCTTACACTGTTGTTTTATGAAGGTCATATATAAATGAGaacaacaaatgaaaaatatcaCTTCATTACAAAGTTTGgaattttttttagaaaaggGACCCCGAATTTTAGAGCTGAGCATACATAATTCTGCTGCTCAATGATGGTGGGATGTTGATCAAATGGAGCATAACTGAAGTGAGCTCTGTTTTTGCACCCCAGTGCACACAGACTGAGCAACCTTTGATCATTTATGACCCAAACTGAAATGTCTGTCAGAGTACAGCTATTAATGAagttgtgttagcatgttagatTCATGTTTGAGTCTGAAAATGTGTGACTGCTGAAACAGCGGTCAAACAGCGGTATCTGCAGTTGTGCCACATGAACAGCGTCTTGAGTGAGAATTTGCCAGTAATTATGTTTTATGCTCTTGTACACATCAGTCATCTGTTGGAGACAGATTTTGAATTTCAGCCTATAAAACCAGAGTTATCCGTTATCAAAAACATATGATTAAAATTCAGTTTTCTCTCATTTATCTGAAGTACTACGTAATCCCTGCACTTAGACTGTATTAGTTTAGATAGAACAGTTATTGATTCATTTCTGATAATCCTAAAGGCTGCAATACAAGAGCAGACATTACTGATGCGAGCAGAATTATGCAGAACCTTAAACACACTGATCAATAAGTCTGACTCATGATCCTGATTTAGCGAACATGCATAGTTCTGCGTGTTTCATGCAAGGCAACAACTTGACAAGAAGCGGATTTTATTAGAAAGGTGTGATGATCAGAGTTTAGCTGATAAAATATGTCACTAACTCATGATGTGAAATGGAAGATTAACTTACAATTATCGTTCACATTACCTGCACCACTTTGTCAGTTATGTTAATTGTTCGTATAAATGGTCAAATGGTGTATCACTAACTTTTGGGATAGCATTATGTTTTCTCCTTTCATACAGGATGCTGTTTAAGATGCTATTCAATGAACTATTGAAGTATTTGGAGAATTCAGAAAGCTCTTATTGCTACCACGCAGCTACATGCTTGTATTTTTAGCTTTAACGAATGTCAGTGTGGGTTAGGAGAAAGTTTTGTCTGTCTGACACTTCCCCCACCCTCTCCCTCTTTTCAAGGTACACCCCGTCCCAACAGGGAGTGGCATTTAATTCAGGGGCCAAACAGAGGGTGATCCGCATGGTGGAAATGCAGAAAGACCCCATGGAACCTCCACGTTTTAAGTAAGTAAACATTATCTCCATCATTTTAACtgtaatttaaaatgtgttcatttaACCTTTAATATCTGTTTTGACACTTTAATACATAGTTATGATATCTAGATGTTTATTTTGTAGAATATGTCCCTTTTAATGGGTGTGGTGTTTTGATCACCCTCGAAATTTAATGTAAGGAGTAAATGAGGACTTCCaagtaaaatgtgtttaaaaagtcTTAAAGGATTAATTTTTTCAAACATCTAAAATATTTTGCCTGtcattccttgtgtttcagaATCAACAAGAAGATTCCTCGTGGACCACCTTCTCCCCCTGCCCCTGTGATGCATTCTCCAAGCAGAAAGGTAGAGTTGGCTCAAACAGATGTCCTGCTTTTCAGTCGTTTTAACGCTGCATCCTAAGTCGAGTTGCTTGCACTATGTTCGATAGTTTCTCCGTTTTCTTACAGATGACAGTCAAGGAGCAGCAAGAGTGGAAGATTCCACCGTGCATCTCCAACTGGAAGAACGCTAAGGTAACGTGACATCTGAAATAGTTATTGGgtcggttttgttttttgtacatgACGTGCgctcacttttttttccctcactaTGCTTGATTGCTCTCAGGGCTACACCATCCCACTCGACAAACGTCTGGCCGCTGACGGTAGGGGTCTCCAAACGGTTCACATCAATGAAAACTTTGCCAAGCTGGCCGAGGCCCTCTATATTGCTGATAGAAAGGTAACGCGTGATCGTCAAAGGGAATCTGAAAGGTTGTGCTTTAAAGTGATCGTTCGTTGGTTATATTTGAATGCTGATTGTGTCCGCAGGCCAGAGAGGCCGTGGAGATGCGAGCTCAGGTAGAGAAGAAGATGGCTCAGAAGgagaaggaaaagaaggaggAGAAGCTGAGGGAGCTGGCCCAAATGGCTCGAGATCGCAGGGCAGGGATCAAAAGTCACGGTGACAAAGGTGAGCCCTGAAGATAAGAGCCAGGaatataaagtttatttaatatTCATGGATGTATCTGTGTGAGGCTTTTCTTAGCAAGTAGAGCGGACTCTGTTATCGGTGCTGTCACCACTTCCAAATCGGGAACATGACCGGCATAAATCATGACAGCATTTTTCAGTCTGCCAGTGTTGACAGGACCAGTAAGCTGTGAAATGATGTTCCTGCTTCCCCACTGATAATTCACGTATATTTTTGAGAGGAAAAATCAATGTTTcgtgtctatttttttttctttttcttttttcttttttctttgtttactcCTTGAATGACTGTTTAGCTACAGGACATTGACTGTGATTATAAAATAGAACTTTTGCTATGGTAAATGCTTCATCCATCAGCTGTGATTTTGATTCAAATATTCTAAGGTTACTTATAAAACCTTCTCTTATTCTCTCTTTCTGCCCCGCCCTGTTCCCCTGCTCTTTTCACCCCACACTTCTGTTGCACCATTTCACCTCATGTGTACCCCTTgcttctctcttcttctttattattcGTTTTTTCTTTGCACCCTGTTCTCTCCCTCTTCCCATCCGTCCCTCTCTCGCGGCAGGTGGCGAGGACAGTGAGGCCAGGGAGCGTGACGAGATCCGCCATGACAGAAGGAAAGAGAGGCAGCACGACAGGAACATTTCCAGAGCTGCTCCCGATAAGAGGTGCTGGACACGCACTTTAAACGCACCGCATGTGAACTCAACCACCCTTTCCCTCTAAACACGCACAGGCACGCACACACGAATGCAGTGCGCACTGCTGAATCATTCATGGAGCTAGAGCTAATACTGAACAAACACAGCAGGATCCACAGACTGTTTGTGCATGGGGGATGCGCCGccagtgtgcatttgtgtgttaaGTCATGTGTTCTGCACGTCAGGTTGTCAGTTGATGGAATTATGGGTCCCTGGAAAAGGGAAGAAAGTGAAATTCAGAGGAGAGCTCATTACAGTCACAATTCCAGCTGTCAGAAAGCACAGACCTTGTTATCTTAAAATTACTTTTCACTTCACTttgagatgactgtttgctGAAGGACAATCAAGATGTTAAAGTCACCAAGAACTGAATAaaaaaacttcacatttcaaTATAAATTTAAGCTTTAAGGCCAGCATGCGTGCAAGTTGCTCCCAGTATTTTTccaatatatttttatgtattatgtaaCATGACATTGAAATGACACTTTTAAATTGTTGAAGCTGTAGCACTCAAATTATTACAGCACTTTTAAAGAGGGTTTAAGTAAACTTTCTCTAAAGTTTTCCAGGAGTCATTTCTTCTATTTTGTCTTTGATTTCTGCTCAACGTTCTTTTGATTTCCTCTTTCCGCGTCCCAGGTCGAAGCTGCAGAGAGATCAGGACAGGGACGTCAGTGAGCTCATCGCTCTGGGCAAGCCCAACCCTCGTTCCTCCGGCGAGGCGCAGTACGACCAGAGACTCTTCAATCAGAGCAAGGTTGGAATGATTCTCACATGTTTTTAGTTCCACTCTTCCAGCGTTCACATCTTGGGTTTTTTGCTGTGAAGATAAATGTAGCTGAAAGTTTCAGTTCCAGATCAAACTGGatcttaatcttttttttttccctctttcttttcaGGGTATGGACAGTGGTTTTGCTGGTGGTGAAGACGAGACGTACAACGTGTATGACCAGCCTTTCCGCAGTGGCAGAGATATGGCCTCCAACATCTACAGACCCAGCAAGAATATAGACAAAGATGCTTATGCAGATGACTTGGACTCACTCATGCACAACAACAGGTATGgggactttttcttttcttttttttcttcagacgGCATTATTTGACCCGTTCACCTTTTTAACTGTTCTGGGAAGAAAGTGGTTACAAAAATGTTCCTTTAAGATAAACATAATGTTCACAACACATCCAGGAAATTTCACAAAATTTAGACTGACCCAAGGAAGAACTGAACACAATAAATCAAGAACACCTTGGACTTACTTTATTATATTCATATTCTCATTATGAGGCCATTTCAGAGATATGCTTAATATGTCTAATAGGGTAAAAAGCTGAAGTGGTGATATCTGTGTCCAAAAGGTCAGCTTCATTTGGATGTCGTATTGTTCCGGCAAGTAATTAACAACATAACTCAGAAACACAGTGACAGATGTGTGATCATACTTCCTCATTTTGTCGGTGAACCTTATTTAAGAGCTTTCTGCCATGGATATAATTTTGTATTCCAATAAGCTCCGTCTGCACAGGACGTGGGTTGCTCCTTGTGCATCGTTTGGTGCTGACGGTTAGTTGCTAGCAGACATTCCAGGCTCCGGTGACCTAGAGAactttgtgatatatatttttttttttatacctggTCATATGTCAGCTAGTGGTATCCGGCGTTCTTATTGGTAATTACTTCAGTCGCTCACATTGGGAGTTAGTTTTTCCCGGAGCTGGTCAGTTCACATCGCCGGCAGTTTTCTCACTTATAACAATTTGAAGTCGTCGCTGCTGTCTTGTTTgaattttgcttttaaaaatgtgtgaaatgtaAACACAGCCATTTTGGTAGCAGCCTAATTAACAGTTAGTAAGGCTACACCTTTTTGCCAAGGGagtatctatttttttttaaatgacaaagacctAAAACATTTCAAGGTTAttctagttttattttgagGCACGAGACAAGCATGCACATGAATCCCAGCAGGAAGTCTCGTCCTTGAGGCAGCAGTGCTACACTCGGCTAGTCGAGCATAGCCTGTCCCATATGTTTAGTCACCAGGTTGTCATTGTCCTTCAGGAATGTTTGGTTGTGCACAGGGTGCGAGACCATTGTGCAAAACAGAATGTTGAGAACAGTTTTGGACTGTCGTACATTTACCAGAGACATTTGCTCCATGATATTTTCAGGGTTATTTTCTTCTCATTCAAAATGTTCTGGCCCTTGTCAATGAATTTGTAATGAATTGTTTTCCTGTCCACTTTCAGGTTTGCCCCAGACAAAGAGTTCTCAGGCGCTGACCACGGGCAGAGGCGCGAAGGACCTGTTCAGTTTGAGGAGGATCCCTTCGGTCTGGATAAATTCTTGGAGCAAGCCAAGCAGCACGGCGGCTCTAAGAGGCCATCCACTAGCAACCGCTCCAAGGATGACTACCACGACAAGAAGCGCAGGAAGGAGTGAGAGCAGCTCGGTGCACGTCTCATACAGAAGATCTGATGAGGATGAAGGGGGAGTTGGTGCATCCCCTCAGCGGTTGAGGGGTGTTGTGGTATACAAGTATCTGTCAGGAATGGACATTAAGATTGATGTCTTCTTTCAGTGTGAAAGAGGGTGTAACGCTGTGTAAaacgcttgttttttttgtttgttttgttgtctaTTAGACTTTATTAACCCATGTTGAGCATTTATTGTGAGGCAAAGTATGAGTGGGCTCCGCACCTGAAACATTACTCTTTATACAGTGCAACCTCTTTCATTTCACATGTGGCTGGGAATGGTGATAACTGACCCTGAAAAAATGTCGAATTTAGTCAttgtctgcttttgtttttataaacctGTAATGCTGAAGGTTACAGATTAAACTCAACAGGAATTCCTCAGTATTTAccccctttttttctcactttctcCTCACATTCCctcctttttgtttgttatggcAGTTTTATTTAAACCCCTCGTACATTTGTGAGCACAGTCCCTATTTTATGGCAGATGTGTACAGCAGCTTAAATGTATCTAGAAGATATAAATCAAGCCAGATTTATAGTTCTTGTACATTACTACCAATGGATTGAATTTCATATCTTGTGTAACTGCTGTGCTTTTTTAATTAGTAAACAAGTTTGACTTGTCTTTCCTTGTCAGTTATTTTTAGTCCAGTTCAGCTTCAGTTAATCTAAACTTT
Protein-coding sequences here:
- the snw1 gene encoding SNW domain-containing protein 1, with product MSLTSFLPAPTQLSQDQLEAEEKLRAQKSYSTALVASRREPPPYGHRKGWIPRSLEDFGDGGAFPEIHVAQFPLEMGRKKKTSNALAVQVDAEGKIKYDAIARQGQGKDKVIFSKYTDLLPKEVLNEDAPGLQKPDEEAIQELTEKTRAALEKQVSQKIAAAMPVRAADKQAPAQYIRYTPSQQGVAFNSGAKQRVIRMVEMQKDPMEPPRFKINKKIPRGPPSPPAPVMHSPSRKMTVKEQQEWKIPPCISNWKNAKGYTIPLDKRLAADGRGLQTVHINENFAKLAEALYIADRKAREAVEMRAQVEKKMAQKEKEKKEEKLRELAQMARDRRAGIKSHGDKGGEDSEARERDEIRHDRRKERQHDRNISRAAPDKRSKLQRDQDRDVSELIALGKPNPRSSGEAQYDQRLFNQSKGMDSGFAGGEDETYNVYDQPFRSGRDMASNIYRPSKNIDKDAYADDLDSLMHNNRFAPDKEFSGADHGQRREGPVQFEEDPFGLDKFLEQAKQHGGSKRPSTSNRSKDDYHDKKRRKE